The genome window ATTGCAGCAGCCCGTGCGCGACGTAGATCCCGGTGGCTAGCATCCAACAACCGCTGGTCCCCAGTGTAGCTGTGGGTGGTGGTCATGGTGCCTTTGACAATGCCGAAGTTCTCATGCAAAACCTTGGCAACAGGGGCTAAACAGTTAGTGGTGCAGCTCGCGTTACTGATAATGACATGCTTGACAGGGTCGTAGTCTTTGTCGTTTACACCCACGACGAAGGTGCCATCATCTCCTTTGCCAGGAGCTGTAATCAATACTTTCTTTGCACCAGCTTTCAAGTGCTTAGAAGCTCCGTCACGGCTAGTAAAGACGCCAGTGGATTCAATAACCAAATCAATATCCCAGGCTGCCCAAGGCAGGTTTTCTGGGTTACGGTCAGATACACACTTGACAATTTTGCCATTAACAGTGATGGAGTTGTCATCCGCGCTGATATCAGCGTCGAATTTGCCCAACATGGTGTCATATCTGAGCAGGTGGGCATTGGTTTTTGGGTCAGAGGTATCGTTAATAGCGACTACTTCAATGTGGCTATTTTCTCTGCCGATCCAGCATCGCATGAAGTTACGTCCGATGCGTCCAAAGCCGTTGATCGCTACTCTAATCACTGCGTCTTGCCCTCTGTATTACTAAAGTCGGATAGCGAGTAATGACCCAGATCATATCGCAAAGGATGCCTATTTCGAACTCCCAATCCGTTCCCCAGCACCCGCTAAAAATTTTAATAAATGAGTGAATTCAAGAAATTTTCCGGATTTAACTGAGAATTTACCAATTTCCATTCCCAGTCGTTTCTTTGCCAAGCTTTCTTGAATTTCAGACAACGTTGATTCAGGATCTCAACCTATTTTGTGCTTGTAGAGATCTCAGGGACAAAAGCGGCAAAATTGGCTTGATCACTGAGACTGCTAGAAACAAGTGGCGAAGCCATGACCTAAAAAACCGTTGTCTTGCACAACAAAACCCGACCAAGCAATAAGCTTTGAATTTTGATTCGGCGATCGCCCTTAGTCATGGTTCTGATAAAGCTGATAGCCAGTGATGTAAGCTCTAACTGCTTCTGGCACTAGATAGCGAATAGAGCGTTGCTCTCGGCAGTATTGGCGAATCAAGCTCGAAGAGATACCCATAACAGGCATAGGGAGACGCTGCCAGCGGATGGCAATAGATTGCTGAGCCATGACCGCAATAACTTGCTCACAGCTAGCGATCATTTCCGTAGTCCAACCCAATTCAGTCGTTGGAGTCGTTAAATCATTGGCTGAACCACAGGAATCTGGACTACAGGAATTAGAAGGTTGAGAGCGAGGGGCAACTAACCACTCACAGGTCGCAGCTAATTTGGCGTGGTCATACCAGCGTGGCAAAGTTCGGAAGGCATCTAAACCAATAATCCAGTACCACTGAACTTGCAGATGAAGTTCTTGTAAAGCTTGCAGAGTTGTGATGGCAAAAGAAGGCCCCACCCGATTAGCCTCAATCTGGGTGACAGTAAAAGTGGGGTGATCGGCGATCGCTTGTTGCACCATTTGCAGTCGATGCTCAAAACTCAATCCGAGTTGCTGAGCTTTGTGCGGTGCTAAGCGGGTTGGCACCCAAATCACTTGGTCAAGAGCGGCTTGCTGCAATGCTGCCTCAGCCATGACCAAATGCCCCCAATGAATTGGGTCAAACGTTCCACCCAAAATTGCCACTTTCTGCATGCTAAACTGGCTGCTTTTCTCAGCATCAATTCGCTTGGATCTCAAACTCAGTCACCGTTCTGTAACACTACGTTGCCGGAATTGTGATGCCAGCTCAATGCAGTGACTGATCTCCGTACAAACCCTAGTTGCAACTATAAAGGCTAGATGTAGGATGCAGAAGATTTGATGAAAAATTGTGGAATTCCTAGAAATTACTGAAGAATTCTTATGGCGAATCATCTTGATCGAGATCAACTCGCTATCAACCTGGAAAGTTGATTCTCACGATGTTTTTTCAGGAGATTTCCGGATCTATAACGCCCTAGGCGAGTAAAGATAAAAACAGTCCCAGGACAAAAAAATCCCTTAAATGGGAGCAATCGGAACAACTAATTTAGAGTGATAAAGTTTCGAAAAGACGTTCTTTCTCTAAAGAAGTAAATGCTTGGCGGACTGTATCGCTAAAAAGCAATTCTTGATATGATATCGCGTGTTATTGGTGTGGTGTGGTGTGTAAGGAGCTAAAATGCTGAATTCTGTTGATTTCAGCGGGAGGCCATTTCATTTCATTGGAATCGGTGGAATTGGAATGTCGGCCCTCGCTTACGTTCTGGCAAAGCGTAGGCTACCTGTTTCTGGCTCGGATATTCGGTTAAATCACATTACTCAGCGCTTACAAGATTTAGGAGCGCACATTTTCTGGAGCCAAGATGCCACGAATTTAGAGTTTTTTCGACAAGCTGAATCATCTAAAAGTGACGCATTGCCAGCAGCAGCTGTAGCGATCGCAGCGAATGGGAAAAATGGGGGGGGAGCGAAAGAAACCCTGTCCACCACTAGCAAAGTATCTAGTAATGCCGATACTGCCCTGTTGCCTCAGGTAATTTGTTCTACAGCAATTAACCCAGCGAATGCAGAGTACCGTGCTGCTCTAGAGTTAGGTTGTCCAATTTTTCATCGCTCTGATCTCCTAGCGGCCTTAATCCAGGATTACCAAAGTATTTCCGTTGCTGGAACTCATGGTAAAACCACGACCAGCAGTATGATTGGTCATTTGTTGCTGGAAACAGGCTTGGACCCCACGATTGTAGTGGGAGGAGAGGTGAAAGCTTGGGAGGGTAATGCCCGTTTAGGAGAAGGACCCTACTTAGTCGCTGAGGCGGATGAGTCGGATGGCTCTCTCGTGAAATTCTCGTCTCAGATTGGCATTGTCACTAATATTGAACTGGATCACCCGGATCACTACAGCACGTTAGACGAGGTGATTTCAACATTCAAAACCTTTGCTAGCCACTGCAAAACTTTAATCGGTTGCATCGATTGTGCCACCGTTCGAGATGCGCTCCAACCAGCCATTACCTACAGCTTGCATCGAGAATCGGGTGCTGACTACACGGTAGACTGCGTCACCTATCAGGCAAATGGGACCAAGGCTCAAGTCTGGGAACGGGGTGAATTACTGGGAGAACTCAGCCTCAAACTGTTGGGCCAGCACAACCTGAGTAATGCGTTGGCAGCGGTTGCTGTGGGCCGACTTCTAAACCTAGACTTTGCCCAGATAGCTCCAGCGATCGCGACTTTTGAAGGGGCACGTCGTCGCTTTGAATATCGCGGTGAATACAACGAGGTTTTATTTGTCGATGACTACGCCCATCATCCGAGCGAAATTCGAGCCACTCTAGCAGCCGCTCATTTACAGGCGACCGAATTGCCCACTGCCCATCAGAGGCGAGTCGTTGCTGTATTTCAACCGCACCGTTACAGCCGCACTCAAACTTTTTTGGCAGAGTTTGCTGAATCTTTTCAGGATGCGGATGTAGTTGTAGTGACAGACATCTACGCTGCCGGAGAAGCCCAACCAGATAATCTGACGGGCCAACAGGTCGTAGATGCGATCGCGGCCCACCATGCTCACGTGGTTTTTCAACCTTCGTTGGCAGCAGTCCAAAGCTTTTTGGAACAAACGCTGCAACCAAGAGACTTAGCTTTATTTCTGGGGGCTGGTAACTTAAACCAAATTATCCCGGAATTAATGGCCTTTCAGGAGCGTGCCGCAAAAAGCATATCTCAAGAAAGGTGCGACCAAACCTCTTTCTGATGTTCACTATGAACCATCACCGCATAGCAGTTTCACGATGAATGAAAGATTGCTGTACCAGGGTTGGCCACAACCTGGAGAAGCGGAAACCAGTCTTTCATCTTAGGCCCGTAGGCATGGAGCAGTTGGACCATCATGACTCTTTCCCAAGATCCGCCTAGCATTCTGAAGCCTTCCACCTTTATCACACCAAACATCCCACCCAAAACTGAGGCTGCTCCCCCCAAGCCTGATCCCTTGAAATACTCACCGATTCGCTTGCCCGCTACCGAGTGTCTGATTAAACCTCAAGTCTCCTTAGCACCCTTCACTTCTTTTCGAGTGGGAGGACCCGCAGAATGGTTTGTTTCCCCGAGGCGAGCAGAGGAAATGCAAGCCAGCATCGATTGGGCTAACCAAGAGGGGTTGCCTGTTACCTTGCTGGGAGCAGGGTCCAACTTGTTGGTCAGCGATCGCGGTTTACCCGGTTTGGTCATTTGCACCAGGCATTTTCGCCACGCTCACTTTGATGCCGAAACAGGTCAAATCACGGCTGGGGCCGGAGAACCACTAGTCCGTCTAGCTTGGCAAGCTGCAGAGCGGGGTTGGGAAGGTCTGGAATGGGCGGTGGGAATTCCAGGCACTCTAGGCGGTGCAGTGGTGATGAACGCAGGAGCACACGGAGATTGCACGGCTGATGTTTTAGTCAATGCTCATGTGCTTTTACCCAATGGCACGACAGAAATCCTTTTACCTGGCGATTTGGGTTTCAACTACCGCACCTCAGCGCTGCAAGGCGATCGCCGCTTAGTCACCCAAGCAACGCTGCAATTAAAACCAGGAGCTGATCCCGCTCAGGTAATGGCAGCTACAACCACTCACTTAAAGCAGCGCCAGACTAGTCAGCCTTATCACCTGCCTAGTTGTGGAAGTGTATTTCGCAATCCTGGACCCCAAACTGCTGGTTGGCTAATTGAACAAGCAGGGTTGAAGGGACATCGGATTGGGGGAGCGCAAGTTGCTCAGCGCCATGCCAACTTCATTCTCAACTGTGGTGGCGCGACTGCCTACGACATTTTTCAGCTGATTCGCTATGTGCAGCAACAAGTAGAACAGCATTGGTCATTGCGTTTAGAGCCAGAAGTGAAAATGCTGGGAGAGTTTCAACTCGCCTAAACTGGCTGATGGCTGGATATGGCTACAAGGCTACTGTTCAGATTGATGCTTCTGCTTAGTCGTCTGCTGAAGACTTCAGAAAATTGCAGCTCTAACAAAGTTGCTTCTAAGGAGTCATGAAAATCCAGCGGCTGTAATGTTAACTTAGGTGAAGGCTTTAAGAGGTACAGTCACCAGCACTCGCCATGCAATCCTGAGGTGGCTAAGCTGATTCACAGCCTTACCCTAGGTTGGCTTCTGTGGCTTGAAAGTTTTCTAGAAAGAATCAAGCTTCAGGCTGGGTTAGGCAAAAGTCTGCCAAAGAGACAGTGAGAGTGGCAGAATAGCAGAGACTAGGAACAACCTAATTTAGACAAACAACTCGTACCCAATCTAAACGTTATGAGCAAAGGACAGGGATTTGGCTTCGGTCTGGGCAAAATGAAAGAGCTGACCGAAGCATTCAAGAAGGCACAACAAGTACAAGAGGGTGCCAAACAACTCCAAGAAGATTTGGAGAAAATGGAAATTGAAGGACAAGCGGGTGGGGGCATGGTGAAGGTGGTCCTCAGTGGCAACCAAGAGCCCCGGCGAGTAGAAATTTCAGCCGATGTGCTAGGGGAAGGCGCTGAGGTGGTTTCTGACTTGGTGACTGCTGCCATGAAGGATGCTTACAACAAGTCCACAGCCACCATGCGCGAGAAAATGGAAGAGTTGACAGGTGGTTTGAACCTACCTGGCCTCTAAATCAACAGCATTTAAGAGTCCAACTCAATCCGGGCAAGCAGTTTATGTCTGCTCTTTGCCCGGTTTTGTTGTTTTGACTTTATAAATGTGCGATCGCCCTTATCGATGCTCTTGTCAACGCTAAGTCTGTGACTGCTCAGTCTCTCTTGAATGACAAGCCTGCAAATTTAGTAAGGAGAAGGGTTGGGTTGAACGGGGACGTTGAGTAACTTAGCGATCGTGCCATAGAGCCGTTTGGCGAGAACGGTGTTGGCTTCATCGGTAAGATGAACTGTATCTACGAAAGCTTGACTGGGGAAGTTGTTATAAAGGTTGTACAGGTTCAGCGTGGTGACAGTTTTGGGAAATTCTTTCTGAACTTGTAGTGCTGCTTGCTCGATCTCGGTGTAACCTGCTTTGACCCGTTGGCTGTAGGTAGCTCCTAGAGCCTGCTGAATTTTGGCTTCTTCTGAAGAGCGGTTTTTGCCAGTCCGACTGGTGACTTCTGGTTGAACTGCCACAATTAAAGGGATTTTGGCAGCGGTTGCGAGTCGGGCCATTTGCTGGAGATGGCTGCGGTAACGCTCAGCTCGCCGCTCCACCTCTGTTGGCTCACTGGGGAGTTGTTCAACTAAGGGAGCATTATTGTTAGCAGCTACCAAGCTGAGTTCATCTACTGAAGGCTGAGGCTTAATCAACCAGTACTGAATTCCTTTAACTAAATAAGACTGAGTAAACAAATTACTCAACTGCTGAGTGAGGTGCGTATAAAAGTGACGTGGCGCATCTTCTAGTAGTGCTTCGGCTCCAGGGATGGTCACTCCTTCTTCAGTGCTGGGCAGCAGCAAGTCTCGGTATCCGTCCACAACCACAATGATGTCGGGTTGATACGTTAGAACTTGCATTGCTAGCTGAGCTACTTCGTTACCGGAAGCATAACCAGGGACAGCGGCATTAATCACGCGATATTGCCCGTCGCGAATCCGGGGCGGCAACGTTAGAGCTTTGTCAACTTCTTCTTTGTAGTACGGTAAAACGTCTGGGCGGAATTTTTCTGGGTTGCGTTTTTGCTGCGCGACTTGCTGATTGAGGCTGGCTTCTAACTTGTGGGCAAATGTAGTTTGGTTAGTCGAGCTCATTTGTCCAAAGGCAGTAGAGCCACCTAACAGAAAAATTCGTGTCTCACCTTTGGGCTTGGCAACAGGTACAGGGCGATCGCTGCGAAACCCTTGCTCGTTAATCCGCCAAAACTGACTTTGCTGTTTACCGACAAGTTTGTAGCCCGTCGCTAAACTAGGCTTTGCTGCTAGCTGTCCTGCGATGGGCAAACCATCATAAGGCTGCTGACTCGCATCCAGAAACCTAAGGCCGTAGGCTGTGGCTTTGGTTGGTTTACCCTGATAAGCTGCCAATTCATTACTTTGTCCTGTCACACCGACAAAGGTGCGGACCAAAAACTCTAGGACAATGAGCACAAGAGGCAGTGTGAGTAAGGTGATCAGGGGCCAAGAGAGCCGACGTTGTTTCCGGTAAGCAGATCTACGGCTAGGCCTAAACATCAAGTACTTTCCTCGTAATACCAATAGTAGTGACCCGTGCTTGCCTGGTGGAGCGAATTGCTATCAGCAAACACTGTAGTCCGAAATTGCACATTCAAGAAGAGTTACACCCCTAGGGCCAGAAGGTCAAGGTTTGATCTAAGTTCCCGGCAGTTATCCATACCTCTGCAAGGGTTGCTGCTCTGAAACCGGAAAGACCCAGTAGGAATCACAGGCGCAAGCATGAATTGGAGTCTTGATCGCCAAGGCAATGAGGAACGACCGATAGTAGCACCCCGAATCAACTTTTTCGAACAGGCGCTACGGTTCTGATAAGCTATTGAGGCTGATGGCGGCTATCGATTACGCTGACAGCGATCGCCCAACCAACCTCGACTACAGACATGCCTTACAAACTGCTCTTCGTTTGTCTGGGTAACATCTGCCGCTCGCCCTCGGCAGAAAAAATCATGAACCACCTAATTGAGCAAGCAGGGTTGGGACATGAAATTATTTGTGACTCTGCTGGAACTTCGAGTTATCACATTGGCAGTGTCCCCGATCGCCGCATGACCGCGGCCGCTAAGCAGCGAGGGATTGCCCTTGCAGGTCAAGCTCGACAATTTCAAAAATCAGATTTCGAAGCGTTTGACTTGATCTTGGCGATGGATCAAGAAAACTATCAGGATATTCTGGCGCTTGATTCAACTGGAATGTATCGCGATCGCGTGCGCTTGATGTGTGACTTTTGCACGCAGTATCCAGAGCGGGAAGTTCCCGATCCCTACTACGGGGGCACGGAAGGTTTTAATCACGTGATCGATCTGCTATTGGATGCTTGTGGCGGCTTGTTGCAGCATCTGGTGACAACCCAAAAATTGGCTGCTCCCACCTCTAAACTCCAACCCTAGGAGAAAAAGTTTAGAGAGTTTCAGTGCATCAACCCGTGTTCCATCACAAACCGAACTAACTCCGCCCGGTTATTAGTTTCAGTTTTGCGTAATAAGCTGCTGACATGTTTTTCCACCGTACGAGGGCTGAGGTGGAGGCGATGACCAATTTGAATATTCGACAGACCATCCGCCAAGAGTTGCAGCACTTCTTGCTCTCGCTCCGTCAAGCTCACCGTTGAGAGCGCTGGCGTGGGGGTAAACTTAGCAGTTGCATTGGTCTTTTCGGCTGAAAGCTCTGCTTCTTGATGTCGCGATCGCCACTCAGCATGAATCATTTCCGCTTGAATCATCTGCGATCGTTCTAGCAAGTTGCGAACGACGGCTCCCAATTCATCCAAGTCGAAGGGTTTGGGTAAGTACAGATCGCACCCTAGCTGATAGCCCCGAATGCGTTCTTGAATATCAGTGCGAGCAGTGAGAAAAATAACGGGCAACAGTCGAAACTCTACCTTTTGTCGAACTCGTCTGACTAGCTCGTAGCCATCCATCCGAGGCATGGTAATATCGGTCACAATCAGATGAGGCTGGTACTCATCAACCAGCGCTAGCGCCTCCTGACCATTCTCAGCCGCAACGACTGAATAACCAGAGAGTTCGAGATAATCGCTGATGGACAGGCGAGTACCGATATCATCATCAGCAACAAGAATCATCAAAGGCATGGGTAGCTAGCACATGAACGCTTAGGTTTAGGACAAATACAGCTCTTTAAAGATGGGCCTACGATACTAAAAAATAATCACAGAGGGTGAGTTTAAAGCAATCAAAGTGGTTTTCCTACTATTAAGGATACTGAGTGGAAGCTGATTATGCCGAAATGAGACTGAGCCCTTAGATGCAGTTTCCTGAACTCCAGCGATCGCTCTCCCAGAGAGCACTTAACCAATCCGTATCTCAAATTACAAACCACAACTACCTGAATTGTATCTCTTTGTCTTGAATGATTTGGGTCGTCTTTGCAGAGATTGTATCAAGCTTGCCCTTTATCGCTTTCAGCCTTAGGCATTCCGAGTTCTGTTTGCCTGTGGAGGGCCGTTGTGATCAGTCAAGAGCAACGGAACAACATGAGACTCAAGGCGATTCGTTACTTTATCTTAGCCTTTGATCCCAGAAATCTTAGCTGAGCTTTAGCCTTTGCATCGGGTTTGGCTCTGGCTGTCCAGTGAGCACAGGTCAAAGTAAATTTTGACGCAAACGCCACATTCTGGCTTCATCTTTAAGGGTGACTACCTGCAACTCCAACACTTTTCGCTGCTGTTCTGGGCCAATCTTGTACAAAAGAGATTTTAGTCAAAAATTCTTAGGATGTATCCTTGCTTAGCACTGAATAAAACTTAGTGCCGTGGGATATAGAGCAGTTTTGTGATGGGTCAGAGAATGGTCTTTGGTCCTAAATTAAGTAGAGGTGGGCGCTGGCTGAAACCCAGACTAGTTAAACTATGTTGCACTACGTTAAAAGTTTAATCGGTTCAATAAATACCAAAAAATACTAACAAACTGGAGTATTGATTACTCCAGGAAAAGAGATGCACTTTTGCAGTTTAGATAGATATAAACTGGATTTTGAACTATCAGCGTGGAAAATAACCACTCAAAGATAGAATGGTGAAGCTTGCTTCTAGCAAGTATTGATTTTCAACCTGATTCTGCTCATGTTTGCGCGCCAAAAGCTCTACGAAGGCAAAGCTAAAATTGTCTACGCCACCGATGATCCCGATGTTTTTCTCACCCACTTTAAGAACGACGCGACGGCATTTAATGCCCAAAAGCGGGGACAAATTGCTGGTAAAGGTGAAATTAACGCTGCTATCTCTGGTCATCTGTTTCAGCTGCTAGAAGCCAACAGTATCCCTACCCACTTTATCGATCGCCCCACCGCTGAAGATATGCGAGTCAAGGCGGTAAAAATTATTCCTCTGGAAGTGGTAGTCAGGAACATTGCAGCCGGGAGCCTCTGTCAACAAACTGGGTTGGAATTGGGTGCGGTTTTGAAGCAGCCCCTTGTGGAGTTCTACTACAAGAACGATGCTCTAGGGGATCCACTGCTGACTCGCGATCGCCTTTTGTTGCTAGAACTGGCTACGCCGGAACAGCTAGACCAGCTCCAACAAATGGCGCTGCGGATTAACGAGCTACTATCAGCTTTTTTTCAGCAGTGTGGCATTACTCTGGTGGACTTCAAGTTGGAGTTTGGCTTAGACCGCAATCAGCAAATTCTCTTGGCTGACGAAATTAGCCCAGATACTTGTCGGCTTTGGGACCAAGGGGAAACTGATCCAGACCGTCGGGTGATGGATAAAGACCGCTTCCGGCGTGACTTAGGCGATGTGGAAGGTGCTTACCAAAGGGTGCTAGAACGGGTGCTTAACCAGCCAGTTCAGCCACTAGTTCAAGAACCAGTGCAAGAGTGAGAGTCACGAATGGGGTAAAATTTCCCCATTTGCTTGGTTTAGCGGGATTCCCTTCTCAACCCAATTCCCTAATGTCTTTAACAACTTAGGCCAGCCTAAGTTAGAGCCTGGTGTGTGGAAATGCCAAATCACGTGAACACAATGCGCTTATCTCCGGTCTTAGTAGCAATTATTGCCGCTTCAGCAACCTTGAACCTGTCTACTCCTGCCAGAGGGCAAACCTCTGCACCTACGAAAGCAGGGGTCGAGTCCTCTAAGGATGTCAAGGTTGTTGCTACCAGCCCAACTGCGGCAGCAGACGTCTTG of Trichocoleus sp. FACHB-46 contains these proteins:
- a CDS encoding response regulator transcription factor — translated: MPLMILVADDDIGTRLSISDYLELSGYSVVAAENGQEALALVDEYQPHLIVTDITMPRMDGYELVRRVRQKVEFRLLPVIFLTARTDIQERIRGYQLGCDLYLPKPFDLDELGAVVRNLLERSQMIQAEMIHAEWRSRHQEAELSAEKTNATAKFTPTPALSTVSLTEREQEVLQLLADGLSNIQIGHRLHLSPRTVEKHVSSLLRKTETNNRAELVRFVMEHGLMH
- a CDS encoding type I glyceraldehyde-3-phosphate dehydrogenase encodes the protein MIRVAINGFGRIGRNFMRCWIGRENSHIEVVAINDTSDPKTNAHLLRYDTMLGKFDADISADDNSITVNGKIVKCVSDRNPENLPWAAWDIDLVIESTGVFTSRDGASKHLKAGAKKVLITAPGKGDDGTFVVGVNDKDYDPVKHVIISNASCTTNCLAPVAKVLHENFGIVKGTMTTTHSYTGDQRLLDASHRDLRRARAAAMNIVPTTTGAAKAVALVLPELKGKLNGIALRVPTPNVSIVDLVVEVEKNTIAEQVNEVMKAASEGALKGILAYSDLPLVSTDYRGTDASSIVDAELTMVMGGNMVKVVAWYDNEWGYSQRVVDLAETVGEKWQG
- a CDS encoding low molecular weight protein-tyrosine-phosphatase codes for the protein MNHLIEQAGLGHEIICDSAGTSSYHIGSVPDRRMTAAAKQRGIALAGQARQFQKSDFEAFDLILAMDQENYQDILALDSTGMYRDRVRLMCDFCTQYPEREVPDPYYGGTEGFNHVIDLLLDACGGLLQHLVTTQKLAAPTSKLQP
- the murB gene encoding UDP-N-acetylmuramate dehydrogenase is translated as MTLSQDPPSILKPSTFITPNIPPKTEAAPPKPDPLKYSPIRLPATECLIKPQVSLAPFTSFRVGGPAEWFVSPRRAEEMQASIDWANQEGLPVTLLGAGSNLLVSDRGLPGLVICTRHFRHAHFDAETGQITAGAGEPLVRLAWQAAERGWEGLEWAVGIPGTLGGAVVMNAGAHGDCTADVLVNAHVLLPNGTTEILLPGDLGFNYRTSALQGDRRLVTQATLQLKPGADPAQVMAATTTHLKQRQTSQPYHLPSCGSVFRNPGPQTAGWLIEQAGLKGHRIGGAQVAQRHANFILNCGGATAYDIFQLIRYVQQQVEQHWSLRLEPEVKMLGEFQLA
- a CDS encoding YbaB/EbfC family nucleoid-associated protein, producing MSKGQGFGFGLGKMKELTEAFKKAQQVQEGAKQLQEDLEKMEIEGQAGGGMVKVVLSGNQEPRRVEISADVLGEGAEVVSDLVTAAMKDAYNKSTATMREKMEELTGGLNLPGL
- the murC gene encoding UDP-N-acetylmuramate--L-alanine ligase; this translates as MLNSVDFSGRPFHFIGIGGIGMSALAYVLAKRRLPVSGSDIRLNHITQRLQDLGAHIFWSQDATNLEFFRQAESSKSDALPAAAVAIAANGKNGGGAKETLSTTSKVSSNADTALLPQVICSTAINPANAEYRAALELGCPIFHRSDLLAALIQDYQSISVAGTHGKTTTSSMIGHLLLETGLDPTIVVGGEVKAWEGNARLGEGPYLVAEADESDGSLVKFSSQIGIVTNIELDHPDHYSTLDEVISTFKTFASHCKTLIGCIDCATVRDALQPAITYSLHRESGADYTVDCVTYQANGTKAQVWERGELLGELSLKLLGQHNLSNALAAVAVGRLLNLDFAQIAPAIATFEGARRRFEYRGEYNEVLFVDDYAHHPSEIRATLAAAHLQATELPTAHQRRVVAVFQPHRYSRTQTFLAEFAESFQDADVVVVTDIYAAGEAQPDNLTGQQVVDAIAAHHAHVVFQPSLAAVQSFLEQTLQPRDLALFLGAGNLNQIIPELMAFQERAAKSISQERCDQTSF
- the purC gene encoding phosphoribosylaminoimidazolesuccinocarboxamide synthase, producing MFARQKLYEGKAKIVYATDDPDVFLTHFKNDATAFNAQKRGQIAGKGEINAAISGHLFQLLEANSIPTHFIDRPTAEDMRVKAVKIIPLEVVVRNIAAGSLCQQTGLELGAVLKQPLVEFYYKNDALGDPLLTRDRLLLLELATPEQLDQLQQMALRINELLSAFFQQCGITLVDFKLEFGLDRNQQILLADEISPDTCRLWDQGETDPDRRVMDKDRFRRDLGDVEGAYQRVLERVLNQPVQPLVQEPVQE
- a CDS encoding SGNH/GDSL hydrolase family protein, whose amino-acid sequence is MFRPSRRSAYRKQRRLSWPLITLLTLPLVLIVLEFLVRTFVGVTGQSNELAAYQGKPTKATAYGLRFLDASQQPYDGLPIAGQLAAKPSLATGYKLVGKQQSQFWRINEQGFRSDRPVPVAKPKGETRIFLLGGSTAFGQMSSTNQTTFAHKLEASLNQQVAQQKRNPEKFRPDVLPYYKEEVDKALTLPPRIRDGQYRVINAAVPGYASGNEVAQLAMQVLTYQPDIIVVVDGYRDLLLPSTEEGVTIPGAEALLEDAPRHFYTHLTQQLSNLFTQSYLVKGIQYWLIKPQPSVDELSLVAANNNAPLVEQLPSEPTEVERRAERYRSHLQQMARLATAAKIPLIVAVQPEVTSRTGKNRSSEEAKIQQALGATYSQRVKAGYTEIEQAALQVQKEFPKTVTTLNLYNLYNNFPSQAFVDTVHLTDEANTVLAKRLYGTIAKLLNVPVQPNPSPY
- the nadD gene encoding nicotinate (nicotinamide) nucleotide adenylyltransferase, which translates into the protein MQKVAILGGTFDPIHWGHLVMAEAALQQAALDQVIWVPTRLAPHKAQQLGLSFEHRLQMVQQAIADHPTFTVTQIEANRVGPSFAITTLQALQELHLQVQWYWIIGLDAFRTLPRWYDHAKLAATCEWLVAPRSQPSNSCSPDSCGSANDLTTPTTELGWTTEMIASCEQVIAVMAQQSIAIRWQRLPMPVMGISSSLIRQYCREQRSIRYLVPEAVRAYITGYQLYQNHD